The sequence TTAAAAGATAACTTCCCAATGCCTGCATTCCGCCAAAGGGGCAGTATGCTTCAAAATCGGGAGTGTTTATTTTTGTTAAGTCGGGCAAAAATGCCAGAACAAGAATAAAGGCTAATACGCCCCACTGGACGGTTAAACGCGGCCAGTTAGTGCTTTTGGTTTTTGGTTTCATAATAAATATGCGTTTCAACGCAGGTTGATTAAACAAAAATAAAAATATGAGCTTAAATCAATCTAAATAATATTGATATAATTCAGAATAAACCAAACGAATTTGTTTCAGAAAGGTGGTGAATTTCGCGTAGTTCAATTAATGCTTTGTTATCAGTGTTTTCCTTTTTTTGAGCAAATACGTTGTTGGCATTTTTACCCATAAGCACACCAATAAGGATGGCAGCAACAAAAACAACTGCAATTTGAAAGTATTTTGAAAAATCGATGCTCCTATTTGAAACACGATTAATCCCGTCCTTTTTCTGCATTACTTTTTCAATTAATTCATCCGGTACCGGAGTCATAAAATCAAGTACGTCGAGGAAATTGTCGACAGCTGAAGTTGCATTAAAATTCTGATTGTTACTTTCAGTTTTCACTATAATCTTCCTGTTTACTTTCGGTATTTAATTCATTCTTGCTTATTAAGACGAAAATGAAAACGAAATCCGGCGCAGCAAATGAAAAAAATTAATTTTCTTCTATCATTTTTCTTCTCGAGCAGTCTTCCTTATTACAATACTGGCACTGGTCGCCGGCTTCCATCATTTCAATCAGGAGGTTGTTAAGTAGTTCTATTTGTGGTGGTTCGCATATGCTTTTAACATTCTGAAAATGCTTTACCGTTTGCCTTTTTATGGCCGTGTGATAAGTGCCTAGTTTTTCAGTTAATTCTTTCATTTTTTCTTCAGAAGGTTCGGGCGATGACAGTTCTTTTATCAAATTAAAGTTTGTTTCGCATTGAATATCGATCAGTACCTGGTAGTTTCTGAAAACTTTCTGATCCATCTCAATGATCTGTTCAAATTGCTCATCAGTAAGATTGAGTCTCTGTTTCAGGTATTCGTCTGACTTGTATACATCATTAACTTCAGCTTTCGCTTCTCCACTTTGGTTCATGAACAAAAAGGTGGTAAACGCCGATAAGTTTATCAGGAGTAAAAAAATATTCAGCCACTTTAATGATTTTTGTTTCTTTTCCATTTTGTCAGGAATTAAGTTTAAAATACGCGTTGAGTTTTTGTTTGAGGTTTTTTCGGGCACGGTAAATCAGTGATTCTACCGAGTGCTCAGACATATCCAGCTTCTCACAAATTTCTTTTTGCGAGAGACCTTCGAATTTATGCAGGAGTAAAACTTTTCTTTGGTTTTCAGGGAGTTGGTCGATAAAACGGTAAAGGGTGGTTATGTTCTCTTTTTGTTCAAGTTGTTTGGCCGGGTGGTTTTTTTCAATAAGTTTTAGTTCGTTATTGGCAATATCGTTGTTGTTGTTACTTGCTTTTGCCGGGTTTTTACGACGAAGAAAACTGATTGATTTGTTGTATGCAATTTTATAAATCCAGACAGTGAGATCTTCATCAAACCTCACAGCGTCGCATGATTTGTAGATTTCGAGAAAAACATCCTGAAAGATATCTTCAGCATCCTCAGAATTCCGCACTAAACGAAAGGCTGTATTGTATACAAGATTTTTGTATTTATTAATAAGAGCCCTGAATGCAAGATCATTGTTTTCCCGAATTTGCTCTATGAGTTGACTGTCCGTCATCTCGTTTGTTTACGGTGTTAGTCAACAGTTACCTTATCGCCGCTGGCATATATTTTCATGTCCTTTAGTGCAGCAATGGCTTCTTCAAGCGATAAATAGAGATCTCCCTCATCTTCGTCCCAGGTTTCACCTTTTGTAATACCCATTTTTGAACACCCCTGTACTTCAACAAGGCTAACTGTTTCAAGCGCTTTCATTTTTACAGAATTTTCGCCAATCAAAACTACTTTAGCTTTAATCGGTTTGCCTTTTACCGGTTTCTGACCTTCGGTTACCTGCACCACAATACCGTAACAGATTTTACCTTCTTCAACCCATTCCGGAATTTTGGCTTTCAATTCATCGCTCATTTCCACCTTTTTCTCTTCATAACTGTATGAAGCAACTTCTTCAGATTTGTTTGATGAATTACAACTAAAAAGACTCAGGGTGGTTAACAAAATTGAATAGAATGCCAGTTTTTTCATGAACATAAGGTTTATAAATTCAAAATAAAATTTGATCTTGTCGTGCCTAACGCATTGTGGTATAGTACAGTTGCCGGATTAGGCACCCGGAAAGCGGTTTTCAGATCAGGCATAAAAGTAGCAATTATCAGTTGAAATATGCATGGGGGTGGAATTTTGTTAACAAAAAAGCCATTTCCGAAACATATTCGAAAATGGCTTTTGAAAAAGTCTTTTATCGTTTTTTAGAATCCGTTGATGATTCCAATAAAGTCTTCAGCTTTTAATGATGCACCACCAATTAAACCACCGTCAACATCTTTGTTGGCGAACAGTTCGTTTGCGTTGCTTGCTTTACAGCTACCACCGTATAGGATTGAAGTTCCTTCAGCAACTTCTTCACCGAATTTAGCAGTGATTGCAGCACGAATGTTAGCGTGCATGTCCTGAGCCTGGTCAGAACTAGCAGTAACACCAGTACCGATTGCCCAGATTGGTTCGTAAGCAATTACGATTTTTTTGAAATCGTCGGCAGAAAGTTGGAAAACAGTTTCTTCCAATTGATTAACAACATATTCGTTGTGAGTACCTGCTTCGCGAATATCCAAAGCTTCACCACAGCAGTAGATCGGAGTTAATCCGTTTTCTAAAGCAAGGGCTACTTTTTTGTTCAGGATCTCACTTGTTTCGCCGTAATATTCACGACGCTCTGAGTGACCTAAAATAACGTATTCAGCTCCAGTAGATTTAACCATCTCGGCAGAAACCTCGCCAGTGAAAGCTCCTTTAGCTTCGGCAGCACAGTTTTGTGCAGCTACACCAATACGCTCAGTGTTTACTGTGTCAACTACTTTTGTAATGTGTGTAAATGGAGTACCCAATACAACAACTACATCGTCAGCGCCTTCGATTGCTACAATCGCATCAACAGCTTTAGCCAACTCAACACCTTCTTGCAAGTTGGTGTTACATTTCCAGTTTCCTGCAACTATCTTTTGTCTCATATTATTGAATTTTAGTTTATTAGATTTTCAAAAATCGATCACAAATTTAACCGAAATTATTGATTCGGGGGCTATTGAAAATAATGCTTAATTACAATTAACTATTTGTTTACGGAATTTGCTGAGAATAATCGACCGTTCTATTCATCTATGAATTCACTTATAAATTCATTCGGAGTAGGGATGTCGTTGTAATGCCATTTTCCCAGTATAGTACCGTCTTTAAGTACCATTAATCCCGGATTGGAACGAATCATAGTTTTAAGTGTTATCTCATCGCAATTGAAAAACTCATATG comes from uncultured Draconibacterium sp. and encodes:
- a CDS encoding sigma-70 family RNA polymerase sigma factor, producing the protein MTDSQLIEQIRENNDLAFRALINKYKNLVYNTAFRLVRNSEDAEDIFQDVFLEIYKSCDAVRFDEDLTVWIYKIAYNKSISFLRRKNPAKASNNNNDIANNELKLIEKNHPAKQLEQKENITTLYRFIDQLPENQRKVLLLHKFEGLSQKEICEKLDMSEHSVESLIYRARKNLKQKLNAYFKLNS
- the tpiA gene encoding triose-phosphate isomerase: MRQKIVAGNWKCNTNLQEGVELAKAVDAIVAIEGADDVVVVLGTPFTHITKVVDTVNTERIGVAAQNCAAEAKGAFTGEVSAEMVKSTGAEYVILGHSERREYYGETSEILNKKVALALENGLTPIYCCGEALDIREAGTHNEYVVNQLEETVFQLSADDFKKIVIAYEPIWAIGTGVTASSDQAQDMHANIRAAITAKFGEEVAEGTSILYGGSCKASNANELFANKDVDGGLIGGASLKAEDFIGIINGF